The following are encoded in a window of Candidatus Microthrix parvicella Bio17-1 genomic DNA:
- a CDS encoding transposase, with translation MGTYTNRFTGPLHGHKTAARSFDGYKGHIAEDPDSEIITATIVTPGNVGDAAVANDLIDDILPTDTDTHDGDGDGDGEVPVVYGDSAYGTGGMQQALTDAGVESRCRTQQPVNRNGRFSKAKFNIDLDADTVTCPNNVTVTIRRSTDATTGTAAFGDACGECPLREACTTSKAGRTISVGQFEAALAAARQRQTNSDWQADYRATRSKVERKLAHLMFRKHGGRRARVRGQTKVAADFALLAAARNVARLGALEMRSTPTGWATAT, from the coding sequence ATAGGGACTTACACAAATCGTTTTACAGGACCTCTCCATGGCCACAAGACCGCAGCCCGGAGCTTTGACGGATACAAGGGCCACATCGCCGAAGATCCTGACTCCGAGATCATCACCGCCACGATCGTCACCCCGGGCAACGTCGGTGATGCTGCGGTCGCCAACGACCTCATCGACGACATCCTCCCCACCGACACCGACACCCACGACGGCGACGGCGACGGCGACGGCGAGGTGCCGGTTGTTTATGGGGACTCCGCGTATGGGACCGGCGGGATGCAACAGGCCCTCACCGATGCGGGTGTCGAGTCGAGATGCCGGACCCAGCAGCCCGTCAACCGGAACGGCCGGTTCTCGAAAGCCAAGTTCAACATCGATCTCGACGCTGACACGGTCACCTGCCCGAACAACGTGACCGTCACGATCCGTCGCAGCACCGACGCCACCACAGGCACCGCCGCCTTCGGAGACGCGTGTGGCGAGTGTCCGCTTCGCGAGGCGTGCACCACCTCGAAGGCGGGGCGGACGATCAGCGTCGGACAATTCGAAGCAGCGTTAGCTGCCGCCCGGCAACGACAGACCAACAGCGATTGGCAGGCCGACTACCGGGCAACCCGGTCCAAGGTCGAACGGAAACTCGCGCACCTGATGTTCCGCAAACACGGCGGACGGCGGGCCAGAGTCCGAGGCCAAACGAAAGTCGCCGCCGACTTCGCGCTGCTCGCAGCAGCACGGAACGTCGCCAGACTCGGCGCGCTCGAGATGAGATCAACCCCCACCGGATGGGCCACGGCAACCTAA
- the moaA gene encoding GTP 3',8-cyclase MoaA: MQELTDTFGRVHRDLRISVTDRCNFRCTYCMPAEGMDWLPRDEVLSFEEIERIASLLVDRYGFDSIRLTGGEPTVRAHLPQLVAKLARLDVDLALTTNGATLALVAPALADAGLDRINVSLDTLHPARFVEMTRRDSLAAVIDGVRAAKAAGLDPVKVNVVAMAGVNEDELIDFAAFGRAEGVEVRFIEFMPLDADQAWKRSSVLTQADIVERISERFPLVAERRGHAPADRFAYVDGGGAPGSSHVGVIASVTEPFCGSCDRVRLTADGKLRSCLFAMTETDLRGLIRAGADDEALAAAIEGCVHGKWAGHRIDQVNFIRPSRSMSQLGG, encoded by the coding sequence ATGCAAGAGCTCACCGACACCTTTGGCAGAGTCCATCGAGACCTGCGTATCTCGGTGACCGATCGTTGCAATTTTCGCTGTACCTACTGCATGCCGGCGGAGGGCATGGACTGGCTGCCTCGGGACGAGGTGCTGAGTTTTGAAGAGATCGAGCGGATCGCCTCCTTGTTGGTGGATCGCTACGGCTTCGATTCCATCCGGCTCACGGGCGGCGAGCCCACCGTTCGGGCGCACCTGCCCCAACTGGTCGCCAAATTGGCCCGCCTGGACGTTGACCTGGCGCTCACCACCAATGGCGCCACGCTGGCACTGGTGGCCCCGGCGCTCGCCGATGCCGGGCTTGACCGCATCAACGTTTCGCTCGACACCTTGCACCCCGCCAGGTTCGTTGAGATGACTCGCCGCGACTCGCTTGCGGCGGTCATCGACGGGGTTCGTGCGGCCAAGGCGGCCGGGCTCGATCCCGTGAAGGTCAACGTGGTTGCCATGGCAGGGGTCAACGAGGACGAATTGATCGACTTTGCCGCCTTCGGTCGGGCCGAAGGCGTCGAGGTGCGTTTCATCGAGTTCATGCCCCTCGATGCCGACCAGGCTTGGAAGCGCTCCTCGGTGCTGACCCAGGCGGACATTGTCGAGCGCATCAGCGAGAGGTTTCCGCTGGTCGCCGAGCGTCGCGGGCACGCACCGGCCGACCGATTCGCCTACGTCGACGGCGGAGGTGCGCCGGGCAGCAGCCACGTCGGTGTGATCGCATCGGTCACCGAGCCGTTCTGCGGCAGCTGTGATCGGGTTCGTTTAACCGCCGACGGCAAACTTCGCAGTTGTCTGTTCGCCATGACCGAGACCGACCTCCGGGGCCTGATCCGCGCGGGTGCCGACGATGAAGCGTTGGCAGCCGCGATCGAGGGCTGTGTGCACGGCAAGTGGGCCGGTCACCGCATCGACCAGGTGAACTTCATCCGTCCTTCCCGTTCGATGAGCCAACTCGGCGGGTAG
- a CDS encoding GNAT family N-acetyltransferase produces the protein MASGTDDTYNGASLNAIAARMAKDPDDLDLDVGLDELSKYDRTRVLALLTEGVEPSNDGLLESIRTLREVAEWLDIRGAKSRRIIPVDLATGTTSLVRIRAVRGDDLERIYSEVSDPAVANRWRYRGQIPSAEQFASTFGEDVLVQFIAEELVSKAPLFLNVLYGYDSFVNIAYFGVLGLGSTGSGVALRRVHGVVLAMAYGFTRWPLRKIYLEIPGYNENVIEGLPPDICRVEGRLKDFYFHDGVYWDKLIVGIERTAFFSALAEHFPPSMTA, from the coding sequence GTGGCATCTGGAACCGACGACACCTACAACGGGGCATCGCTCAACGCGATTGCGGCCCGTATGGCCAAGGATCCTGATGACCTCGACCTCGACGTCGGGTTGGATGAGCTGAGCAAGTACGACCGGACAAGAGTCTTGGCTCTGTTGACCGAGGGCGTAGAGCCTTCGAACGACGGCCTGTTGGAGTCCATCAGGACACTGCGCGAGGTTGCAGAGTGGCTGGATATCCGGGGCGCCAAGAGTCGGCGAATTATCCCGGTGGACCTCGCAACTGGGACGACGAGTCTGGTCAGGATCCGAGCTGTCCGGGGCGATGACCTGGAGCGGATTTATAGCGAGGTTTCAGACCCCGCCGTGGCAAACCGCTGGCGCTACCGTGGCCAGATCCCCTCCGCCGAACAGTTCGCCTCCACATTCGGAGAGGATGTCCTGGTTCAGTTCATCGCAGAAGAGCTGGTATCCAAAGCGCCCCTGTTCCTCAACGTGCTGTACGGATACGACTCGTTCGTCAACATCGCCTATTTCGGAGTTCTAGGACTGGGAAGTACTGGATCCGGAGTGGCGTTGCGCCGAGTTCACGGTGTAGTTCTGGCAATGGCCTACGGGTTCACGCGTTGGCCCCTTCGGAAGATCTACCTAGAGATACCCGGGTACAACGAGAACGTCATCGAGGGGCTGCCTCCCGACATTTGCCGGGTTGAGGGTCGACTGAAGGACTTCTACTTCCACGATGGAGTGTACTGGGACAAGCTCATCGTCGGCATCGAACGCACAGCGTTCTTCAGCGCTCTGGCCGAGCACTTTCCGCCGTCGATGACGGCGTAG
- the moaC gene encoding cyclic pyranopterin monophosphate synthase MoaC has product MANQPLTHLDPLGRARMVDVTQKEVTARRALARGRVLMTAETTALIARGEVSKGDVLAVARVAGIQAAKRTSDLIPLCHPVGIGGIFINFRIDDEWVEVEAQVETVDRTGVEMEALTAVSVSCLTIYDMCKSVDRSMMLGEITLWEKTGGRSGTYRREAVAESGNDRDDDSESLRPFNR; this is encoded by the coding sequence ATGGCCAACCAACCCCTCACTCACCTCGATCCGCTGGGGCGTGCCCGCATGGTGGATGTCACTCAGAAGGAGGTCACGGCCCGCCGTGCGCTGGCGAGGGGACGGGTCTTGATGACGGCGGAGACCACGGCGTTGATCGCCAGGGGCGAGGTCTCGAAGGGCGATGTCCTGGCAGTTGCCCGGGTTGCGGGTATCCAGGCGGCCAAGCGCACCAGCGATCTCATCCCGCTGTGTCACCCGGTGGGCATCGGCGGCATCTTCATCAACTTTCGCATCGATGATGAGTGGGTGGAGGTGGAGGCTCAGGTGGAAACGGTGGATCGCACCGGTGTGGAGATGGAGGCGCTGACCGCCGTCTCGGTGTCATGTCTCACCATTTACGACATGTGCAAGTCGGTCGATCGCTCGATGATGTTGGGGGAGATCACCCTGTGGGAGAAGACCGGCGGCCGGTCGGGCACGTACCGTCGTGAGGCAGTGGCTGAGAGTGGCAATGACCGTGACGACGATTCCGAGTCCTTGAGACCCTTCAACCGCTGA
- a CDS encoding MBOAT family O-acyltransferase, which produces MLFPTMSFALFFVVVLGVSWRLNERPQAWKLFMLAASYVFYGAWNWRFLALIIGASVVNHLVTKAMEPRAGAARRAWLVVGLLANLGTLGYFKYYEFFTESLVRLLSPFGLEPHGLVKTVALPIAISFFTFQGLSYLIDVYRGDERTYSLLDVSLFLAFFPQLVAGPIVRTSEFMPELHSRRNPDGVDVARAVRLIGRGLIKKVVIASLMAQLVDPVFAAPGGYTAFTVFVAVLAYAVQIYADFSGYTDIAIGVALLLGFHFPDNFDRPYASSSIQDFWRRWHMTLSRWLLDYLYIPLGGNQGGRARQYRNLILTMALGGLWHGASGTFIVWGLYQGLGLAGERWMRDRRQEGRPLSAGVRAAWVQRRQAVKALAQENAAFEATGQAPTVPVSHDQWSFGGSGRARATYDTAGLRLDAVEVRDAGQGVGYDDESSNDMGVAQAGAGGRWRRRRRTDEIPFDEEWSRLRAELEDDRPPRSGWPLPVKRALVFAFVCVGWVFFRAPSLGDAFAVLGRLFTGWTGGQSLVTPLILVVVAGAIAAQYLPSKVGDTLEVGFSRWAPLAQALAFGILLAGIDILGPQGVAPFIYFQF; this is translated from the coding sequence ATGCTCTTCCCCACCATGAGTTTCGCCCTCTTCTTTGTGGTGGTGCTTGGGGTCTCCTGGAGGCTCAACGAACGGCCTCAGGCATGGAAACTCTTCATGCTTGCAGCCAGCTACGTGTTTTACGGGGCCTGGAACTGGCGGTTTTTGGCGCTCATCATCGGGGCGAGCGTGGTCAACCATCTGGTGACCAAGGCAATGGAACCCCGTGCAGGCGCAGCGCGTCGTGCCTGGCTGGTTGTCGGCCTGCTCGCCAACCTGGGCACGCTGGGCTACTTCAAGTACTACGAGTTCTTTACCGAGTCGCTGGTGAGATTGCTGTCTCCGTTCGGGCTGGAGCCGCACGGCCTGGTGAAAACCGTGGCGTTACCGATTGCCATCAGCTTTTTCACCTTTCAGGGTCTCAGCTACCTCATCGACGTGTACCGGGGTGATGAGCGGACGTACTCCCTGCTGGACGTCAGCCTCTTTCTGGCGTTCTTCCCGCAATTGGTGGCCGGGCCCATCGTGCGCACCAGCGAGTTCATGCCCGAACTGCACAGCCGTCGCAACCCCGACGGGGTGGATGTGGCCCGCGCGGTGCGTCTGATTGGTCGAGGCCTGATCAAAAAGGTGGTGATCGCATCGTTGATGGCACAACTGGTCGATCCGGTGTTTGCCGCACCAGGCGGCTACACGGCATTCACGGTGTTTGTGGCGGTCCTGGCCTACGCCGTCCAGATCTACGCCGATTTCTCCGGCTACACCGACATTGCCATTGGCGTGGCGTTGTTGCTGGGCTTTCACTTCCCAGACAACTTCGACCGTCCTTATGCGTCGAGCAGTATTCAAGACTTTTGGCGTCGTTGGCACATGACGCTGTCGCGTTGGTTGCTCGACTATCTCTATATTCCGCTGGGGGGCAACCAGGGCGGCCGGGCACGCCAGTACCGCAACCTCATCTTGACCATGGCGCTCGGAGGACTCTGGCATGGCGCCAGCGGCACGTTCATCGTGTGGGGCCTCTACCAGGGGCTTGGCCTGGCGGGCGAGCGGTGGATGAGGGACCGCCGCCAAGAGGGTCGACCGCTGTCGGCAGGGGTGCGAGCCGCGTGGGTTCAGCGCCGTCAGGCGGTGAAGGCGCTTGCGCAGGAGAACGCCGCGTTCGAGGCCACGGGGCAGGCGCCTACGGTGCCCGTCTCGCACGATCAATGGAGCTTTGGGGGCTCCGGCAGGGCCCGGGCCACCTACGACACTGCGGGGCTGCGCCTCGACGCCGTTGAGGTGCGGGATGCCGGCCAGGGAGTCGGGTACGACGACGAAAGTTCGAACGACATGGGGGTGGCTCAGGCTGGTGCAGGAGGCCGGTGGCGCCGTCGCCGCCGCACCGATGAGATCCCCTTCGACGAGGAGTGGAGCCGGCTTCGGGCGGAGCTGGAAGACGACCGCCCGCCCCGCAGCGGGTGGCCACTGCCGGTGAAACGGGCGTTGGTGTTTGCCTTTGTGTGCGTCGGATGGGTGTTCTTCCGGGCACCGTCGCTGGGTGACGCGTTCGCCGTGCTCGGCCGGTTGTTCACCGGCTGGACAGGCGGGCAATCGCTGGTCACGCCGCTGATACTCGTGGTGGTCGCCGGCGCGATCGCTGCTCAGTACCTGCCCTCCAAGGTGGGCGACACCCTGGAGGTGGGGTTCTCCCGTTGGGCGCCACTTGCTCAGGCGCTGGCATTCGGCATCCTGCTCGCCGGGATCGACATCCTCGGTCCCCAGGGTGTGGCGCCCTTCATCTATTTTCAATTCTAG
- a CDS encoding helix-turn-helix domain-containing protein, whose protein sequence is MARRGRPTVQITLSGNERKTLERWARRHSSSQALALRCRIVLACADSVKTNTAIAAEQGCNPATVSKWRHRFAQDRLMMLTLPGHARRCSR, encoded by the coding sequence ATGGCCCGACGTGGACGACCAACCGTGCAGATCACTCTGTCCGGCAACGAACGAAAAACGCTTGAACGGTGGGCGCGACGGCATTCGTCGTCCCAAGCGTTGGCGTTGCGTTGCCGGATCGTGTTGGCGTGCGCGGACAGCGTCAAGACCAACACCGCAATCGCGGCCGAGCAGGGCTGCAACCCGGCGACGGTGTCGAAGTGGCGTCACCGTTTCGCTCAGGACCGTCTAATGATGCTCACCCTCCCAGGTCATGCCCGTCGGTGCAGCCGCTGA